Proteins co-encoded in one Longimicrobiales bacterium genomic window:
- a CDS encoding GNAT family N-acetyltransferase, protein MELPIVLEDRNGAPFTVRPYAPADRTALEAMYDGFEPKRGAQGLPPRSIEQIRRWLDRVLGAGEHLLIEIDGRVCGHVMLVPMEPGTVELANFLHQSIRSRGIGTHANVVAVQIARDGGHRRVWLSVEPSNRAAIRSYEKAGFRQLPGSLWAPEIEMEAVLA, encoded by the coding sequence GTGGAGCTGCCGATCGTGCTCGAAGACAGGAACGGCGCACCGTTCACGGTGCGGCCATACGCGCCGGCGGACCGGACCGCCCTGGAAGCCATGTACGACGGCTTCGAGCCGAAGCGTGGCGCCCAGGGACTGCCGCCCCGGTCGATCGAGCAGATCCGCCGCTGGCTGGACCGTGTTCTCGGCGCGGGCGAGCACCTGCTCATCGAGATCGACGGCCGGGTGTGCGGCCACGTCATGCTGGTGCCGATGGAGCCGGGCACGGTCGAGCTCGCGAATTTTCTCCACCAGTCGATCCGCAGCCGCGGCATCGGCACGCATGCCAACGTCGTCGCAGTCCAGATCGCCCGCGATGGCGGGCACCGGCGCGTCTGGCTCTCGGTCGAGCCATCGAACCGCGCGGCCATCCGCAGCTATGAAAAGGCAGGGTTCCGGCAGCTCCCTGGGTCCCTGTGGGCGCCAGAGATCGAGATGGAGGCCGTACTGGCCTGA